GTGGTTTAGATAGAGTTTATGAAATAGGAAAAATCTTTAGAAATGAAGGAGTTGATACTACTCATAATCCAGAATTTACTTCTATAGAATTTTATGAAGCATATGCAAATTTAGAAATAATGATGGAAAGAACTGAAGCAATTTTTAAATATTTAGTTGACAAACTCAATATTCCAAATAAAAAAGTTGTTTTCGGAGAGTATGAAATTGATTTTAATTTACCTTTTAACAAATTCAATCTTGTAGATAAAACATCTGAAATTTTAGGTGTTGATTTAAAACAACAATCTTTTGAACAACTAAAAACTTTAGCTGAAAAACATAAAATTAAAATTGAAAAATTTTATCAATCAGGACATATTATAAATGCTCTATTTGAAGAATTTGTTGAACCTACTTTAATTCAACCAACTTTCGTTTACGGTCATCCGATCGAAATTTCTCCATTAGCTAAAAAAGATCCAAAAGATCCAAGATTTACACAAAGAGCTGAACTATTTATAGCTAAAAAAGAATTTGCTAATATGTTTAATGAATTAAATGATCCAGAAGATCAACTACAACGTTTTGAAAACCAAATTAAAGAAAAAGATTTAGGTAACGATGAAGCAAATGAAATAGATTACGATTTTGTAGATTCTCTAAAATATGGAATGCCCCCAGCAGGTGGTTGTGGTATAGGAATTGATAGATTAGTGATGCTTTTAACATCAAAAACATCAATTAGAGAAGTAATCTTATTTCCTCAATTAAAGGCTAAAAAATAATGAAAAAAATATTTGTTTTCGATTTAGATGGAACATTACTAACACACCAAAATACTATAAATTCCTTTACTTTAGAAGCAATCAAAAAAGCAAAAGAATCAGGTCATATAAATATAATTGCAACCGGAAGAGGTCTACAAACTACAAAAATAATTTCAGATTCTTATCCTTATTTTGATTATTTAGTTTCTAACAATGGAACAATTATTTATGACATTCTAAATCATAAAGTACACCTAAATGGTTTTATTGACAAAGAAACTTTAAGATTATTAGTACAAACATCACTAGAATTTAAATCTTTAATTGCAATCTCAACACCAGAAGATTCTTATTTATATTCTTCACAAAATAACTACACTTGACTAAATTCACAAGCGGAAATGGACTTAAA
This Mycoplasma sp. 1654_15 DNA region includes the following protein-coding sequences:
- the lysS gene encoding lysine--tRNA ligase, whose product is MSINKLTEQEQVRLKKLELLHEKNIQPYSETKYENDQWKNIVSEFSAISKEELEQRNHNINLSGRIVAMRGPFIIINSFFDKIQLYYDKKLLEIKENKDLYELLDLGDIIQVRGVVFKTKTGELSLKVHTLQLLTKALKPLPDKFHGISDIDEKYRKRYLDLISNPETKQVFLTRTKIISLIRQFLDNLNYMEVSTPILQSLLTGASARPFTTFYNSLHSDFYLRIATELPLKKLLVGGLDRVYEIGKIFRNEGVDTTHNPEFTSIEFYEAYANLEIMMERTEAIFKYLVDKLNIPNKKVVFGEYEIDFNLPFNKFNLVDKTSEILGVDLKQQSFEQLKTLAEKHKIKIEKFYQSGHIINALFEEFVEPTLIQPTFVYGHPIEISPLAKKDPKDPRFTQRAELFIAKKEFANMFNELNDPEDQLQRFENQIKEKDLGNDEANEIDYDFVDSLKYGMPPAGGCGIGIDRLVMLLTSKTSIREVILFPQLKAKK